A part of Parvimonas micra genomic DNA contains:
- a CDS encoding penicillin-binding transpeptidase domain-containing protein: MKIFDKNKLEKINDRQLRYKIVYSILFILMIALVVKLFHLTIMNGDDYRDKADNNRLKDVKITAPRGNIYDRNGKLLAGVKTSPAVQILKDEFNRLNKDEKVSKIEELTRILNKDGASWDTDDYFLGINYFVYSSDVDYFTESKSPKEKVLDIILENKLVEDILKLRIEKNSSSKFSYYIIKKVIRDLQLKGIYVPSDFFDVDNGDISFSKDKKYEEYAKDKDLSKGIYSHVADLVKDDKSIIRKILDQPLARKLVYDELKKKNLLKNIELSPLVDLNRYNLLLIKSELNKQNSKVTLETSAKDDFYNMVRKFTMDKLLSYVKVDKKGNKIIPAEILLKKLEEKNIDTNVEYTLVKDEKDKEKVQFNYKDNEKKDIEPLTHLISLAEENNLLYDFVLSDDIKNIAQEVNTENNIILKISITNKSFDYVYNINRTEIKNRYKVKDDYTGESLFYTLKKTYSIEDLDNYTAYSYLVLNRKVELQGDKAYIPITLTYGISEPCVSHIKEKFENNKGFTVSMEPIRHYPNGELASHILGYIGKISQQDEIEKYTKDKGYSSDSFIGKTGVEESQEVSLKGQDGFKKVMVDNRGNRTETISETQAVPGKNVYLSIDSDLQKVAEESLKRTLESIRNGSEYKSKWGSYKPNESHKNATSGAVVVLDVKTGKVLALASYPSYDPNLFVTGISNSDWISLFPEDARDFLAPRPLYNIATQSISQPGSTFKLASALAALEKGLNPNENINCQGVMDVGDTKFGCWIWNQYKRTHGNENLRTALRDSCNYYFYALALGENPKSNKKTGTKITIEDLSKTVKELGLGERTGIEINVPKESKGVVPDSNTKKSLTKAMLKQKLEKEIDKYILDDKNKEDYDFNKIIDTIVNWADEETVPSRTEVIKRLEKLELKAEETVGNSKVTLADMIKFDYLNQASWSNADSLNTVIGQGQNAYTPIQMARYMAMIANGGQKLKTSVIEKIVSHDNKTVSFQNNPETEKSTFNPKNLKYILEGMNMASKTSENSKIFKNLPIEIGTKTGTAQKSGINPVTGQAYDNYAWNVSFAPYNKPEIAIATVIFQGGAGAYCGPIVRDIIGQYLDNKSESGEKIQSDKQNDNNSENGENLIGD, translated from the coding sequence ATGAAGATTTTTGATAAGAATAAATTAGAAAAGATTAATGATAGACAATTGAGATATAAGATAGTTTATTCCATTTTATTTATTTTGATGATTGCACTTGTTGTAAAACTGTTTCATTTAACAATAATGAATGGTGATGACTATAGAGATAAAGCGGATAATAATAGACTTAAGGATGTAAAAATAACAGCTCCAAGAGGTAATATTTATGATAGAAATGGTAAATTATTAGCAGGAGTTAAGACTAGTCCGGCTGTTCAGATTTTGAAAGATGAATTTAATAGATTAAATAAAGATGAGAAAGTAAGTAAAATTGAAGAATTAACCAGAATACTTAATAAAGATGGTGCAAGTTGGGATACTGATGATTATTTTTTAGGAATTAATTATTTTGTGTATTCTTCTGATGTTGATTATTTTACTGAGTCAAAGTCTCCTAAAGAAAAAGTTTTGGATATAATTTTAGAAAATAAATTGGTAGAAGATATTTTAAAACTTAGAATTGAAAAAAATTCTTCATCAAAATTTTCGTACTATATTATAAAAAAGGTTATAAGAGATTTACAACTTAAAGGAATATATGTTCCAAGTGATTTTTTTGATGTAGATAATGGAGATATAAGTTTTTCTAAAGATAAAAAATATGAAGAATATGCGAAAGATAAAGATCTTTCTAAAGGGATTTATTCACATGTTGCAGATTTAGTAAAGGATGACAAGTCAATAATAAGAAAAATATTGGATCAGCCTTTGGCAAGAAAATTAGTTTATGATGAATTAAAGAAAAAAAATCTTTTAAAAAATATTGAGCTGAGTCCATTGGTTGATTTGAATAGATATAATTTGTTACTAATAAAATCGGAATTAAATAAACAAAATTCAAAAGTAACTTTAGAAACCAGTGCAAAAGATGATTTCTATAATATGGTTAGAAAATTTACTATGGATAAATTATTGAGTTATGTAAAAGTTGATAAAAAAGGAAATAAAATAATTCCTGCAGAGATTTTATTAAAGAAATTAGAAGAAAAAAATATTGATACAAATGTTGAGTACACATTAGTCAAAGATGAAAAAGATAAAGAAAAAGTGCAATTTAATTATAAGGATAACGAAAAAAAAGACATCGAACCTTTGACTCACTTAATTTCTCTTGCAGAAGAAAATAATTTGCTTTATGATTTTGTTTTATCTGACGATATAAAAAACATTGCCCAAGAAGTAAATACTGAAAATAATATTATTTTAAAAATTTCTATAACAAATAAATCATTTGATTATGTATATAATATAAATCGAACAGAGATAAAGAATAGATATAAAGTAAAGGACGATTATACTGGTGAAAGTCTATTTTACACATTAAAAAAGACTTATTCTATTGAAGATTTAGATAACTATACTGCATATAGTTATTTAGTTTTAAATAGAAAAGTTGAATTACAGGGAGATAAAGCATATATTCCTATTACTCTTACTTATGGAATTTCTGAGCCTTGTGTTTCTCATATAAAAGAAAAGTTTGAAAATAATAAGGGATTTACTGTTTCGATGGAACCAATAAGACATTATCCTAATGGGGAATTAGCTTCTCACATTTTAGGATATATTGGAAAAATTTCTCAACAGGATGAAATTGAAAAATATACTAAAGATAAGGGATATTCTTCGGATAGCTTTATTGGAAAAACAGGAGTTGAAGAAAGTCAGGAAGTTTCTTTAAAAGGACAAGATGGTTTTAAGAAAGTAATGGTTGATAATAGAGGAAATAGAACAGAAACAATTTCTGAAACGCAGGCTGTTCCTGGAAAAAATGTATATCTATCAATAGATTCAGACTTACAAAAAGTAGCAGAAGAGTCTTTAAAACGTACTTTGGAATCTATTAGAAATGGAAGCGAGTATAAAAGTAAGTGGGGAAGTTATAAGCCTAACGAAAGTCACAAAAATGCAACAAGTGGAGCAGTTGTTGTGCTTGATGTTAAAACGGGAAAAGTTTTAGCACTTGCAAGTTATCCTTCTTATGATCCAAATCTTTTTGTAACAGGGATTTCAAATAGTGACTGGATAAGTTTATTTCCGGAAGATGCAAGAGATTTTCTTGCTCCTAGACCTTTATATAATATTGCAACACAAAGTATTTCACAACCGGGTTCTACATTTAAACTTGCAAGCGCATTAGCTGCTCTTGAAAAAGGATTAAATCCTAATGAAAATATTAATTGTCAGGGTGTAATGGATGTTGGAGATACTAAATTCGGCTGTTGGATATGGAATCAATATAAAAGAACACATGGAAATGAAAATTTAAGAACTGCTTTAAGAGATAGCTGTAATTACTACTTCTATGCTTTGGCATTGGGAGAAAATCCTAAATCAAATAAAAAAACAGGGACTAAAATTACAATTGAAGATTTGTCTAAAACTGTAAAAGAATTGGGACTTGGAGAAAGAACAGGTATTGAGATAAATGTACCAAAAGAAAGTAAAGGAGTTGTTCCTGATTCAAATACTAAAAAATCTTTAACTAAAGCTATGTTAAAGCAAAAATTGGAAAAAGAAATTGATAAATATATCTTAGATGATAAAAATAAAGAAGATTATGACTTTAATAAAATAATTGATACTATTGTAAACTGGGCTGATGAAGAAACAGTTCCTTCAAGAACAGAAGTAATTAAAAGACTGGAAAAATTGGAACTAAAGGCTGAAGAAACAGTCGGAAATTCAAAAGTTACTTTAGCAGATATGATAAAATTTGATTATTTAAATCAAGCTTCTTGGTCTAATGCAGACTCATTAAATACTGTAATTGGACAAGGACAAAATGCTTATACACCTATACAAATGGCAAGATATATGGCTATGATTGCAAATGGTGGACAAAAGTTAAAAACGTCTGTTATTGAAAAAATAGTAAGTCATGATAATAAGACAGTGTCATTTCAAAATAATCCTGAAACTGAAAAATCAACTTTTAATCCTAAAAATTTAAAATATATTTTAGAAGGAATGAATATGGCATCTAAAACTTCTGAAAATTCTAAAATTTTTAAAAATTTACCGATAGAAATTGGTACAAAAACAGGTACAGCACAAAAAAGTGGAATCAATCCTGTTACTGGACAAGCATATGATAATTATGCTTGGAATGTTTCTTTTGCACCTTATAATAAGCCGGAAATTGCTATTGCTACTGTAATATTTCAAGGTGGAGCTGGTGCATATTGTGGACCAATTGTCAGAGATATCATTGGACAATATTTAGATAATAAATCTGAATCCGGAGAAAAAATTCAATCTGATAAACAAAATGACAATAATTCAGAAAATGGTGAAAATTTAATTGGAGATTAG
- a CDS encoding BMP family ABC transporter substrate-binding protein: MKFKKTFAALLVGAMILTGCSSKPDEKKETKTEEKKENTKKPIKYAMVTDTGGVNDQSFNQSAYEGLKELQKEGIIEKPTYVESKQASDYKTNLETLLDGKNDLIAGIGFALAKDIEAAAKANPDQKYVIIDSSFENTPKNLIGTIFADNENSFLVGYLAGTLTTSNKVGFVGGITSPLIKKFEAGFRAGVEQAAKDNNKKVEVVAQYAESFGDATKGKAIANSMYSSGVDMIFHASGGTGNGVIESAKENKKFVFGVDRDQSYLAPEYVIASTIKKVNEAIKSVGKDLYEGKFRGGETIEFSLKTNGVDVAYGKEDQLKIKIPNELKQKIEELKKSIADGKITVPTEVK, encoded by the coding sequence ATGAAATTCAAAAAGACTTTCGCAGCACTTTTAGTTGGTGCTATGATTCTAACAGGTTGTTCTTCTAAACCTGATGAAAAAAAAGAAACAAAAACAGAAGAAAAAAAAGAAAATACTAAAAAGCCAATCAAATATGCAATGGTAACTGATACTGGTGGTGTTAATGACCAATCATTTAACCAATCTGCTTATGAAGGCTTAAAAGAATTACAAAAAGAAGGAATAATTGAAAAACCTACTTATGTTGAAAGTAAACAAGCTTCTGATTACAAGACAAATCTAGAAACTTTACTTGATGGTAAAAATGATTTAATCGCTGGAATTGGTTTTGCATTAGCAAAAGATATTGAAGCTGCAGCAAAAGCTAATCCTGATCAAAAGTATGTAATTATTGATTCCTCTTTTGAAAACACTCCAAAAAACCTTATCGGAACAATTTTTGCAGATAATGAAAATTCATTTTTAGTAGGATATTTGGCAGGAACATTAACTACTTCAAATAAAGTTGGTTTCGTTGGTGGTATTACATCTCCATTAATCAAAAAATTTGAAGCAGGTTTTAGAGCTGGCGTTGAACAAGCAGCAAAAGACAATAATAAAAAAGTAGAAGTTGTTGCTCAATATGCTGAAAGTTTTGGAGACGCTACTAAAGGTAAAGCCATTGCAAATAGTATGTACTCATCAGGAGTTGATATGATTTTCCATGCATCAGGTGGTACAGGTAATGGTGTTATCGAATCAGCAAAAGAAAATAAAAAATTTGTATTCGGTGTAGATAGAGATCAATCTTACTTAGCACCTGAATATGTTATAGCTTCTACAATCAAAAAAGTAAATGAAGCTATTAAGAGCGTTGGTAAAGACTTATACGAAGGAAAATTTAGAGGTGGAGAAACTATTGAATTTTCACTTAAAACTAACGGTGTTGACGTTGCATACGGAAAAGAAGATCAATTAAAGATTAAAATTCCTAATGAATTAAAACAAAAAATTGAAGAATTAAAGAAGAGCATTGCAGACGGTAAAATTACAGTGCCAACAGAAGTAAAATAA
- the guaA gene encoding glutamine-hydrolyzing GMP synthase: MKNELILVVDFGGQYNQLIARRVRDLNVYCEVVPYNKAVNEIKRKKPTGIIFTGGPNSVYDEKAPKIEKEIFEFNIPILGLCYGMQLISQTFGGVVEKADKKEFGKTLCIKDKNSKLISNMKSETTVWMSHQDQVVKLPEGFDCIQHTDTCPYAGIENEEKKIYAVQYHPEVNHSEEGKELIKSFLYDICNASGDWTMQNFMNEQIDKIKQTVGDKKVLLALSGGVDSSVCASLLSKAIGSQLTCVFVDTGLMRKNEGDEVEEAFKNDELNFVRVNAKDRFLEKLKGVTDPEQKRKIIGEEFIRVFEDEAKKIGQVDYLAQGTIYPDVIESGLGDAKVIKSHHNVGGLPDVVDFRDLIEPLRDLFKDEVRRLGLELKMPEYLVFRQPFPGPGLGIRVMGEVTEEKLEILRDADAIFREEIAKAGEDKNISQYFAVITNNKTVGVMGDFRTYDYTLALRGVTTTDFMTADWARIPYEVLDRVSVRIVNEVENINRIVYDITSKPPATIEWE, from the coding sequence ATGAAAAATGAATTAATTCTTGTCGTTGATTTTGGAGGGCAATATAATCAATTAATTGCTAGAAGAGTAAGAGATCTTAATGTGTATTGTGAAGTTGTTCCTTATAATAAAGCAGTTAATGAAATAAAGAGAAAAAAACCTACCGGCATAATTTTTACAGGTGGTCCAAATAGTGTTTATGACGAAAAAGCGCCAAAAATTGAAAAAGAAATTTTTGAATTTAATATACCAATTTTGGGATTATGTTATGGAATGCAATTAATATCTCAAACATTTGGTGGAGTTGTTGAAAAAGCTGACAAAAAGGAATTTGGAAAAACTTTGTGCATCAAAGATAAAAATTCAAAACTTATTTCAAATATGAAATCTGAAACAACTGTTTGGATGAGTCATCAAGATCAAGTTGTAAAACTTCCCGAAGGATTTGACTGTATTCAACATACTGATACATGTCCTTATGCTGGAATAGAAAATGAAGAAAAGAAAATTTATGCAGTTCAATATCATCCAGAAGTTAATCACTCAGAAGAAGGAAAAGAATTAATAAAATCATTCCTTTACGATATTTGTAATGCAAGTGGTGATTGGACAATGCAAAACTTTATGAATGAACAAATAGACAAAATTAAACAAACAGTAGGAGATAAAAAAGTTTTATTAGCTCTTTCAGGAGGAGTTGACTCTTCTGTTTGTGCATCTTTACTTTCAAAAGCTATTGGAAGCCAATTAACTTGTGTGTTTGTTGATACAGGACTTATGAGAAAAAATGAAGGTGATGAAGTAGAAGAAGCCTTTAAAAATGATGAATTAAATTTTGTAAGAGTAAATGCAAAAGACAGATTTTTAGAAAAGCTAAAAGGAGTAACAGATCCTGAACAAAAAAGAAAAATAATTGGAGAAGAATTTATTAGAGTTTTCGAAGATGAAGCTAAAAAAATTGGTCAAGTAGATTACTTAGCACAGGGAACAATATATCCGGATGTTATTGAATCAGGACTTGGAGATGCAAAAGTTATAAAATCACATCACAATGTAGGAGGACTTCCTGATGTTGTAGATTTTAGAGATTTAATAGAACCTTTAAGAGACTTATTCAAAGATGAAGTAAGAAGATTAGGTTTAGAACTTAAAATGCCTGAATATTTAGTTTTCAGACAACCATTCCCAGGACCAGGTTTGGGAATAAGAGTAATGGGAGAAGTAACAGAGGAAAAATTAGAAATATTAAGAGATGCAGATGCAATATTTAGAGAAGAAATAGCAAAAGCAGGAGAGGATAAAAATATAAGTCAATATTTTGCAGTTATTACAAACAATAAAACAGTTGGAGTAATGGGGGACTTTAGAACATATGATTACACTCTAGCGTTAAGAGGAGTTACAACAACAGACTTTATGACAGCTGATTGGGCTAGAATCCCTTATGAAGTATTGGACAGAGTTTCCGTAAGAATAGTAAACGAAGTAGAAAATATAAACAGAATTGTCTATGACATAACAAGCAAACCACCTGCAACAATTGAGTGGGAATGA
- a CDS encoding helix-turn-helix domain-containing protein — translation MNNKTVSERLKYLRSINKKTQKEFAEFLGIPQPSMSAYENGKNNPTIDVLIDIADKCKVSLDWLAGRSDYTFALSSMRDFVLFMYELAMKKEIGFKIIVEDKFPNNDIETDENKWNVKLVFYGNDKEHAFNADVCNILKELSDNLFDLESYSITKEQFDSMKNKSAEYYSLPLTQKEFEELSRDEILKKRIEYLKENNLL, via the coding sequence ATGAATAATAAAACTGTATCGGAACGATTGAAATATCTTCGTTCTATAAATAAAAAAACACAAAAGGAGTTTGCAGAATTTTTAGGAATACCTCAACCGTCAATGTCTGCTTACGAAAATGGTAAAAACAATCCTACAATCGATGTGCTGATAGATATTGCCGATAAATGCAAAGTATCTTTAGATTGGCTTGCCGGAAGAAGTGACTATACTTTTGCTCTTTCAAGCATGAGAGATTTTGTATTATTTATGTATGAACTGGCAATGAAAAAAGAAATCGGATTTAAAATAATTGTGGAAGATAAATTCCCCAATAATGACATTGAAACCGATGAAAATAAATGGAATGTTAAGCTTGTGTTCTATGGTAATGATAAAGAACACGCTTTTAATGCTGACGTATGCAATATCCTAAAAGAATTATCTGATAATCTGTTTGACTTGGAGTCCTACTCCATTACAAAAGAACAGTTTGATTCTATGAAAAATAAATCCGCAGAGTATTATTCTCTACCACTAACACAGAAAGAATTTGAAGAACTGAGCCGTGATGAGATTTTAAAGAAGAGAATCGAGTATTTGAAAGAAAATAATTTGCTATAA
- a CDS encoding site-specific integrase — protein MSASKDKERGTWKIYLRYVDWQGMKQIHTKRGFATKREALEYEREFLASKSRDLNMLFESFVEIYLNDLRPRIKYNTYLTKVHIIETKIIPYFAKKSIAEITAPDILQWQNELLKKSDGEGKTYSQTYLRTIQNQLNAILNHASKYYGLTSNPAHKTAKMGKSKAQEMLFWTKEEYEKFAESVKSKPASYYAFEILYWCGIREGELLALTKDDFDLEKKILTISKSFQRLKGKDYITSPKTEKSNRTIQLPQFLCDEMSDFFGMYYHLNAKSRLFNFTKSYLHHEMDRGCKLSGVKRIRVHDLRHSHVAYLIEQGFSPVVIAERLGHESISITLNYAHLYPSKQLEIIETIEKERN, from the coding sequence GTGTCAGCCAGCAAGGATAAAGAAAGAGGCACATGGAAAATCTATTTAAGGTATGTTGATTGGCAAGGGATGAAACAGATCCACACAAAGCGTGGATTCGCTACAAAGAGAGAGGCTTTGGAGTATGAACGGGAGTTTTTGGCAAGTAAATCAAGAGATTTAAATATGTTGTTTGAATCATTTGTTGAAATCTATTTGAATGATTTAAGACCAAGAATCAAATATAACACCTACTTAACAAAGGTGCATATTATAGAAACAAAAATAATCCCGTACTTTGCTAAGAAATCTATAGCTGAAATAACAGCTCCGGATATTTTACAGTGGCAAAATGAATTACTTAAAAAGTCAGATGGTGAGGGAAAGACATATTCGCAAACCTACTTAAGAACAATTCAGAATCAATTAAATGCAATTCTTAATCATGCCAGTAAATATTATGGCTTAACAAGCAATCCTGCTCATAAAACTGCTAAAATGGGAAAATCAAAGGCACAGGAAATGTTATTTTGGACGAAAGAGGAATACGAAAAATTCGCTGAAAGTGTTAAAAGCAAACCTGCCTCATATTATGCCTTTGAGATTCTTTATTGGTGTGGCATTAGAGAGGGTGAATTGCTTGCACTTACAAAAGATGATTTTGACCTTGAGAAGAAAATTCTAACTATTAGCAAATCATTTCAAAGGTTAAAAGGAAAAGATTATATTACAAGTCCAAAGACAGAAAAAAGTAATAGAACAATTCAATTACCACAATTTTTATGTGATGAAATGTCAGATTTCTTCGGCATGTATTATCATCTGAATGCAAAGTCAAGACTCTTTAATTTTACAAAATCATATTTACATCATGAAATGGATAGAGGCTGTAAATTATCAGGAGTAAAAAGGATTAGAGTTCATGATTTAAGACATTCTCATGTTGCTTACTTGATAGAGCAGGGTTTTTCTCCTGTGGTAATTGCAGAAAGATTAGGGCATGAAAGTATCTCGATAACCTTAAACTATGCACATTTATATCCGTCAAAACAGTTGGAAATCATTGAAACGATAGAGAAAGAAAGGAATTAA
- a CDS encoding plasmid mobilization protein produces the protein MSKIFKRESLQSKGRKLKVDNNRKRNIIVNFRMSPEEKSLLEEKIALSGLNKQDYMIQMSINHKVEVFGNIRVFDELRTKLKMLEDYFKNVNLDCDMEENKLELLAYILEMFETVNRNKNDSTYGNR, from the coding sequence ATGAGTAAGATATTTAAAAGAGAAAGTCTACAGTCAAAAGGTAGAAAACTGAAAGTCGATAACAACAGAAAAAGAAATATTATAGTGAATTTCAGAATGTCTCCGGAAGAAAAAAGTTTATTGGAAGAGAAAATAGCATTATCAGGATTAAACAAACAGGATTATATGATTCAAATGAGCATAAATCACAAAGTTGAAGTATTCGGAAATATAAGAGTGTTTGATGAATTAAGAACGAAACTGAAGATGCTTGAAGATTATTTTAAAAATGTTAATTTGGACTGCGATATGGAAGAAAATAAACTTGAACTTCTGGCATATATTCTGGAAATGTTTGAAACGGTGAATAGAAATAAAAATGACTCTACCTACGGCAATAGATAG
- a CDS encoding AAA family ATPase yields the protein MKAYTIDTEFDASDKYIVDNIIARKSITLIVASPKKGKTALGLNLGICINEGIDFLENKVNKVKVVYYCNELSGSLIQERIRRLDMPCSSTMKFYEGTSYVDFDDFERIIKSDVDLGYEVFVVDTFSKIKYDRKYNANDYNDTYEVMAKYYELIEKYGCTFIMMYHTKKDSSIKSVSEKVIGSQALSGSVDTIIAINKSSEFDTEFSLDVTSRLFESRVYQVKIHPSKKILELDKVNPIEMLEPSIQRLVQLMPKLKEIDGTIVDICSKIKLEIESPQQFGKTLSRNKDILKKNGISITMKRGKNNNNYQVKYDSEDVIY from the coding sequence TTGAAAGCATATACGATAGATACTGAGTTTGATGCCTCTGATAAGTATATTGTGGACAACATCATTGCAAGAAAAAGTATTACTTTGATAGTAGCTTCTCCTAAAAAAGGAAAGACTGCATTAGGATTAAATCTTGGTATATGTATCAACGAAGGAATTGATTTTCTTGAAAATAAAGTTAATAAGGTAAAGGTTGTTTATTATTGCAATGAACTCTCAGGAAGCCTCATTCAGGAAAGAATTAGGAGATTGGATATGCCTTGTTCAAGCACTATGAAATTCTATGAGGGAACAAGTTATGTGGATTTTGATGACTTTGAAAGAATTATAAAATCTGATGTTGACTTGGGTTATGAGGTGTTCGTAGTTGATACCTTTTCTAAGATAAAATATGACAGAAAATATAATGCCAATGATTACAATGACACCTATGAGGTTATGGCAAAGTATTATGAGCTTATAGAAAAATATGGTTGCACTTTTATTATGATGTATCACACAAAAAAGGATTCATCTATCAAAAGTGTGAGTGAAAAAGTAATAGGTTCTCAAGCATTATCCGGTTCAGTAGACACTATAATAGCTATAAATAAATCATCGGAATTTGATACAGAGTTTAGCTTAGATGTAACCAGTAGGCTTTTTGAATCAAGGGTATATCAAGTAAAAATTCATCCATCGAAAAAAATATTGGAGCTTGATAAAGTGAACCCGATTGAAATGCTGGAACCGTCCATTCAAAGATTAGTTCAACTTATGCCTAAATTAAAAGAAATAGATGGAACAATAGTTGATATTTGCTCAAAGATAAAATTAGAGATAGAAAGTCCGCAACAATTCGGGAAAACTTTAAGCCGTAATAAGGATATTCTCAAGAAAAATGGAATCAGCATTACCATGAAGCGAGGTAAAAACAATAACAATTACCAAGTTAAATATGATTCGGAGGATGTAATTTACTAA
- a CDS encoding relaxase/mobilization nuclease domain-containing protein translates to MAVTKIHPIKTTLKKAIDYICNGDKTDDEIYVTTHLCSRENAHKEFELTKKQFNSKTKTLAHHLIQSFVPEEVGFEEAHQVGIELCEKILEGKYEYVLATHIDKDHIHNHIIFNSIDVDEGKVYHSYYGSYMNIRNQSDRLCKEHNLSVIDVETQKEINEIKRRKFVNWYDWNEDKKGKSYKSRLQFDMDRVIQKAINWEHFLKIMEQYGYEIKFGKYIAFKQKNQQRFTRAKTIGDNYTEEKIKERIRNKDKEIGEFIDKTKYGNQDWVVHTNMQVASKILLKIRDKGFNSMEALEKGIQKISFQKNELKQEFDKLSWEQKRIKEVVKHIQICISKREHYQGYRKNPNDKIYMMMNRKDIEAYQKSYEEIDIFLKQFPHLKDTVLEGLNKKSGKNLFRKLNEHSKELQAKQEEIIKKHNSLLKQYDELQHLKVNMNEYLGRDKTEKKESVIDNIEKYKIEEHAKSINKKRNLREVER, encoded by the coding sequence ATGGCTGTTACAAAGATACATCCGATTAAAACAACTCTTAAAAAGGCGATAGATTACATCTGTAACGGAGATAAAACCGATGATGAAATCTATGTTACCACACATCTTTGCAGCAGAGAAAATGCTCATAAAGAATTTGAACTTACCAAGAAACAGTTTAACTCAAAAACAAAGACTTTGGCTCATCATCTAATTCAATCCTTTGTTCCGGAAGAAGTCGGTTTTGAAGAAGCACATCAAGTGGGAATCGAACTTTGCGAAAAGATTTTAGAAGGGAAATATGAATATGTCTTAGCAACGCATATCGACAAAGACCATATCCACAATCACATAATTTTTAACTCCATAGATGTTGATGAGGGCAAAGTTTACCATTCCTACTATGGCTCATATATGAATATCCGAAATCAGAGTGACAGGTTGTGCAAGGAACATAATTTATCGGTAATAGATGTTGAAACGCAAAAGGAAATCAACGAGATTAAGCGAAGAAAGTTCGTGAATTGGTATGACTGGAATGAAGATAAAAAAGGTAAAAGTTATAAATCAAGACTTCAATTTGATATGGATAGAGTAATTCAAAAAGCAATAAACTGGGAACATTTTCTTAAAATAATGGAACAATATGGATATGAAATTAAGTTTGGAAAGTATATTGCTTTCAAACAGAAAAATCAGCAGAGATTTACCAGAGCGAAAACCATAGGTGATAATTACACAGAAGAAAAAATCAAAGAAAGAATCCGAAATAAAGATAAAGAAATAGGAGAATTTATTGATAAAACCAAATATGGAAATCAGGATTGGGTAGTTCATACCAACATGCAAGTAGCATCCAAAATTCTGTTAAAAATAAGAGATAAAGGCTTTAACTCTATGGAAGCATTGGAAAAAGGAATTCAAAAAATATCATTTCAAAAAAATGAATTGAAACAAGAATTTGATAAACTTTCATGGGAACAAAAGAGGATAAAGGAAGTGGTTAAGCATATTCAAATCTGTATCAGCAAAAGAGAGCATTATCAGGGTTATCGCAAAAATCCGAATGATAAAATTTATATGATGATGAACCGAAAAGATATAGAAGCCTATCAGAAATCCTATGAGGAAATAGATATTTTTCTTAAGCAATTTCCGCATTTGAAAGATACTGTATTAGAAGGATTGAATAAAAAATCAGGTAAAAATCTTTTTAGGAAATTAAACGAGCATTCTAAAGAATTGCAAGCTAAACAAGAGGAGATAATCAAGAAACATAATTCATTATTAAAACAGTATGATGAATTGCAGCATCTGAAAGTTAATATGAATGAGTATCTTGGTAGGGATAAAACAGAGAAAAAGGAATCAGTTATTGATAATATTGAAAAATATAAAATTGAAGAACATGCAAAATCAATTAATAAAAAGAGAAATTTAAGGGAAGTAGAAAGGTAA
- a CDS encoding helix-turn-helix domain-containing protein: protein MSKLSYKKLFKKLIDIEMKNTELMDKAKVSKSTFYKIKNGENVTTDVLLRICNVLECDISEIVECVNDSSEEI from the coding sequence ATGTCAAAACTAAGCTATAAAAAATTATTTAAAAAATTGATAGATATAGAAATGAAAAATACTGAGCTTATGGATAAAGCAAAGGTGAGTAAAAGTACATTTTATAAAATAAAAAATGGTGAAAATGTTACTACTGATGTTTTGCTAAGAATATGCAATGTATTGGAATGTGATATTTCAGAGATTGTAGAATGTGTTAATGATTCTTCGGAGGAAATATAA